The Endozoicomonas montiporae CL-33 genome contains a region encoding:
- a CDS encoding SPOR domain-containing protein, whose product MSGRVLFTCKPLSLSVVAALATFSASLADALLLPPKPLALSSSWDCKSNVNNDWLCRRDASSEYNQPLEKVSRQRTYQPTQARGYSEPEPSGSLYPPRQEYNPAFPSSPDDSFRNTPQQTPYPSAPVYPESSPEPFREPSINRQPPEQRLPSTRAQPVNVVTTEHQSFKRLLNAPHGSFVLQWLAAHTAKPLRELQNYYPVLQDAAIVQYRRNGKVWYVLLDGPFTDRNTANRALKAAPRSGMIKELYPWTRSVASIQKLDLVRPDIHQPVKEQPVVADQFSMPVGSPQPAETMFASIAPAYPNMEQGRKEPYSYQDYNSVTAPEPFDYNTHSFQQLMQKPDSPKGYKHQTPNPHSGRMTRQQSVPEKVLDAPPGSYTIQWLASSRKETLERARQRYAYLEDAQVIQYRKRGRNWYILASPAYDNPTLAKRALEQPAYARIATRLYPRIRSVDSLRQLVALGKPVRQNPPARTVQHAAQPKRLPVAHKQPESSPSVSLLKDSEGSYTIQWFAANKPDSIEKMKQRFPELASAVTVHYRRNQKDWYVLLQGQFGSSGEALSVIKSPVMQDAVRVLHPWTRPLTSLKKLGVRET is encoded by the coding sequence ATGTCCGGTCGAGTGCTGTTTACCTGTAAACCACTCAGCCTTTCTGTCGTGGCTGCGCTTGCTACTTTCTCTGCTTCTTTGGCAGACGCACTTCTATTGCCTCCGAAACCTCTCGCCCTGAGTTCTTCCTGGGACTGCAAATCGAATGTGAACAATGACTGGCTGTGTCGGAGAGATGCTTCCAGCGAATATAATCAGCCCCTTGAAAAAGTGTCCAGACAGAGAACTTATCAGCCAACACAGGCTCGTGGTTATTCTGAGCCCGAACCCTCCGGCAGCCTTTATCCTCCTCGTCAGGAATACAATCCGGCTTTCCCTTCTTCACCTGACGACAGTTTCCGTAATACGCCTCAGCAGACGCCTTATCCATCGGCACCGGTTTATCCTGAGTCTTCGCCCGAACCATTCCGTGAGCCTTCTATCAACAGGCAGCCACCAGAGCAACGTCTTCCCTCAACGCGCGCTCAGCCTGTAAACGTTGTAACTACAGAGCATCAAAGCTTTAAGCGTCTGCTGAATGCTCCCCATGGCAGCTTTGTACTGCAATGGCTGGCAGCGCACACAGCAAAACCTCTCAGGGAGCTACAGAATTACTATCCGGTTCTGCAAGATGCCGCCATTGTTCAATACCGTCGAAATGGTAAAGTCTGGTATGTTCTTCTGGATGGCCCTTTCACGGATCGAAATACCGCCAATCGAGCGCTTAAGGCAGCCCCACGTTCCGGCATGATTAAAGAGCTGTACCCGTGGACCCGCTCTGTCGCGAGTATTCAGAAACTGGACCTTGTGCGTCCGGACATTCATCAACCGGTTAAAGAGCAACCCGTGGTTGCGGATCAGTTCAGCATGCCTGTGGGTTCGCCCCAGCCTGCAGAAACCATGTTTGCCAGCATTGCGCCAGCCTATCCAAACATGGAACAAGGCAGGAAAGAGCCTTATAGCTATCAGGATTATAATTCGGTGACCGCTCCTGAGCCTTTCGATTACAACACCCACTCATTCCAGCAGCTGATGCAGAAGCCTGACTCACCGAAAGGCTACAAACACCAGACGCCAAATCCGCATTCCGGACGAATGACCCGACAACAAAGCGTGCCAGAAAAAGTGTTGGATGCCCCGCCCGGGAGTTATACCATTCAGTGGCTGGCCAGTAGCAGAAAAGAAACTCTCGAACGCGCCAGACAGCGTTATGCCTATCTTGAAGATGCCCAGGTCATACAATATCGAAAGCGTGGTCGAAACTGGTATATTCTTGCCAGCCCCGCCTATGACAATCCGACACTGGCAAAACGTGCACTCGAACAACCGGCTTATGCCCGAATAGCCACACGGCTGTACCCCAGAATTCGTTCCGTCGATAGCCTGCGACAGCTGGTTGCACTGGGAAAACCGGTTCGGCAAAACCCGCCTGCCAGAACTGTCCAACATGCGGCACAACCAAAAAGGCTGCCTGTCGCCCACAAACAACCTGAAAGCAGCCCTTCAGTCAGCCTTCTGAAAGATTCAGAAGGTAGCTATACCATTCAATGGTTTGCTGCCAATAAGCCCGATTCCATAGAAAAAATGAAGCAACGCTTCCCCGAGCTGGCTAGTGCCGTCACCGTTCATTACCGCCGTAACCAGAAAGACTGGTATGTACTGCTACAGGGTCAGTTCGGCAGCAGTGGTGAAGCTTTATCGGTCATAAAATCACCTGTTATGCAGGATGCCGTCAGAGTTCTGCACCCCTGGACCCGCCCTCTGACCTCTCTTAAAAAGCTGGGAGTCCGGGAAACCTGA
- a CDS encoding AsmA family protein → MTRITKFFVFVVAGLALITIIAALVLPKVIDPNNYRDKISQLVFDNTGLTLSIDGPIGWSVFPWLGLTLQDVNVKGATDKPFAELGKAEVSVKLLPLLSQTVEMQTATLVGLKLNLIKDKDGKGNWETNHKPSATATSAEASTVASTEASTTSDKSGNKQPLQIDIANVIADDLVVRYQDLATGKTYTIDQASLKTGAIRNQEPFDFELLARISSNEPALAFQTGLSGNFSFDLQNGQYTLKNYKLSAKPDVAQGESVNLVGNINYQQKPMQIDGSMDVTEFNPARLLNQIKVELPPMADPKALNKLSFNSQFTTDGKHFDANTLKLNLDSFHIDGNFKVADLDTQAMTFQFSGNDLNLDNYLPPPTDETAKPSEASGSQKPAPASTNEVPLIPEDALRPLDIKGSLKLNSLIVAKLKFENPSVQLRAANGRQEVKINSAFYKGTIDLDTRLDVRQKGNPKVTTVAGLKGINLQSLAEPVPALSSVEGNLNADVNVATHGLLQSTLTKNLSGKVGFGIGNGAFTGANFDKLVCEGIAQIRNKELQKKDWGESTQFKNLSGSFDIRNGVASNDNLTAALSNLNLKGDGKVNLIQQTMDYHIGLNISGATAPDSDPACQVNKDYAGVTWPVRCRGKLGKPECGLDTERLADTIAGLAKQEVQHRIEKEIEKKLDGPLKDALKGFFK, encoded by the coding sequence ATGACCCGCATTACCAAGTTTTTTGTCTTTGTGGTGGCTGGACTGGCCTTAATAACCATTATCGCCGCCCTTGTCCTTCCAAAAGTCATCGACCCTAACAATTACCGGGATAAAATCAGCCAGCTGGTCTTCGACAACACAGGACTGACTCTCAGTATTGATGGACCAATAGGCTGGTCTGTTTTCCCATGGTTGGGATTAACATTGCAGGATGTCAACGTTAAAGGCGCCACTGACAAACCCTTCGCCGAACTGGGTAAGGCTGAAGTCAGTGTTAAGCTGTTACCTTTGCTGAGTCAGACAGTCGAAATGCAGACAGCCACTCTGGTCGGTCTGAAGCTAAACCTGATCAAGGACAAAGACGGTAAGGGCAACTGGGAAACCAACCACAAACCTTCCGCAACAGCCACCTCTGCAGAAGCTTCAACAGTAGCTTCAACAGAAGCTTCCACAACATCAGACAAATCCGGCAATAAGCAACCTCTGCAAATCGATATTGCCAATGTCATTGCTGATGATCTGGTCGTCCGGTATCAGGATCTTGCCACTGGAAAAACCTACACCATTGATCAGGCGAGTCTGAAAACCGGTGCCATTCGTAATCAGGAACCCTTTGATTTCGAACTGCTGGCACGTATCAGCAGCAACGAACCCGCATTAGCCTTCCAGACTGGCCTGAGTGGCAACTTCAGTTTTGATCTGCAAAACGGACAATACACCCTGAAGAACTATAAGCTCAGTGCCAAACCCGATGTGGCTCAAGGCGAAAGCGTTAATTTGGTAGGTAATATTAATTATCAACAAAAGCCCATGCAGATTGATGGCTCAATGGATGTCACTGAATTTAACCCAGCCAGACTGCTAAACCAGATCAAGGTCGAATTACCACCCATGGCTGACCCAAAGGCTCTCAACAAGCTGTCGTTTAACAGTCAGTTCACAACCGACGGCAAACATTTTGATGCCAACACCCTGAAACTCAATCTGGACAGTTTCCACATAGATGGCAACTTCAAAGTGGCTGACCTGGACACTCAGGCTATGACCTTCCAGTTCTCTGGCAACGACCTGAATCTGGACAACTACCTGCCACCTCCAACCGATGAGACAGCAAAACCCAGCGAAGCGTCAGGCAGCCAGAAACCGGCTCCAGCCTCCACAAATGAAGTTCCGCTGATTCCGGAAGATGCTTTGCGCCCTCTGGATATTAAAGGTTCCCTTAAACTGAACTCACTGATCGTCGCCAAGCTGAAGTTTGAAAACCCCAGCGTTCAGCTCCGTGCTGCCAATGGTCGTCAGGAAGTCAAAATCAACTCGGCCTTCTATAAAGGCACCATTGATCTGGACACCAGGCTGGACGTACGCCAGAAGGGAAATCCGAAAGTCACCACAGTAGCAGGGCTTAAAGGTATTAACCTGCAGTCACTGGCCGAACCGGTTCCCGCTTTATCATCCGTAGAAGGCAACCTGAACGCCGATGTCAACGTTGCGACTCACGGTTTGCTGCAAAGTACTCTGACTAAAAACCTTAGTGGCAAAGTCGGTTTTGGTATTGGTAACGGTGCCTTCACCGGCGCTAACTTCGACAAACTGGTGTGTGAAGGTATTGCTCAAATTCGGAATAAGGAACTGCAGAAAAAAGACTGGGGAGAGTCCACACAGTTTAAAAACCTCAGTGGCAGTTTTGATATTCGCAATGGGGTTGCCAGTAACGATAACCTGACCGCTGCCCTTTCGAACCTGAATCTGAAGGGAGACGGTAAAGTTAACCTGATACAACAAACCATGGACTACCATATCGGCTTGAATATCAGTGGCGCTACCGCACCGGACAGCGACCCGGCCTGTCAGGTCAACAAAGACTATGCCGGTGTGACCTGGCCTGTGCGTTGTCGGGGCAAACTGGGCAAGCCGGAATGCGGTCTGGATACCGAACGACTGGCCGATACCATTGCCGGGCTGGCTAAACAGGAAGTACAGCACCGTATTGAAAAAGAGATCGAGAAAAAATTAGACGGTCCCCTGAAAGATGCCCTGAAAGGTTTCTTCAAATAA
- a CDS encoding IS3 family transposase (programmed frameshift), translating into MTAKRKRHKPEFKAQVALEAYKGEKTINQLASEHEVAAVQVSQWKRQLLQGVPEVFGRARPEVDPDVLTAPLYQEIGRLKMELDWLKKKSLAMSIDDKRRCIDPDHSKISIQRQCELVGLSRSSWYYQASPALESPENLNLMRLIDEQYTRTPFYGSRKITAWLNEQGFPVNRKRIQRLMRLMGIQAVGPKPGTSLRNKEHKVYPYLLNGVDIVRPNQVWSTDITYCPMPQGFMYLVAIIDWYSRYVVSWELSNTLDADFCIHALGRALEQGEPDIFNTDQGCQFTSNDFLAPLQEREIRISMDGKGRALDNIFVERLWRSVKHEWLYTHEFQTVPELYTGLDEYFEFYNTERLHQSLSYKTPKAIHFA; encoded by the exons ATGACAGCAAAAAGAAAACGACATAAGCCCGAATTTAAGGCACAGGTAGCACTCGAAGCCTACAAGGGCGAAAAGACCATAAACCAGCTGGCAAGCGAACACGAAGTTGCAGCCGTTCAGGTTAGCCAGTGGAAGCGACAGCTACTCCAGGGGGTTCCAGAAGTCTTCGGCAGGGCACGGCCAGAGGTAGATCCAGATGTGCTCACTGCCCCCCTGTATCAGGAGATCGGACGGCTTAAAATGGAGCTGGACTGGTTGAAAAAAAAATC TCTGGCAATGTCCATTGATGACAAACGGAGATGCATAGACCCGGATCACTCGAAGATCAGCATTCAGCGCCAATGTGAACTGGTTGGGTTAAGCAGGTCAAGCTGGTATTACCAAGCTTCTCCAGCTTTGGAAAGCCCTGAGAATCTGAATCTGATGAGGCTCATTGATGAGCAGTATACACGTACACCGTTTTACGGCAGTCGTAAGATAACTGCATGGCTGAATGAGCAGGGCTTTCCGGTCAACAGGAAGCGTATACAGCGACTTATGAGGCTGATGGGCATACAGGCTGTCGGACCAAAACCGGGCACAAGCCTGAGAAACAAAGAGCATAAGGTTTACCCGTACTTGTTGAACGGCGTTGATATTGTGAGACCCAATCAGGTCTGGAGTACTGATATTACGTACTGCCCGATGCCTCAGGGGTTTATGTATCTGGTTGCCATTATTGACTGGTACAGCCGTTACGTGGTCAGCTGGGAGCTGTCGAACACACTGGATGCAGACTTCTGTATTCATGCGCTGGGTCGAGCTTTGGAACAAGGTGAACCTGATATATTCAACACTGACCAAGGGTGTCAGTTTACCAGTAATGATTTTCTGGCACCTCTTCAGGAACGGGAAATACGTATCAGCATGGACGGGAAAGGGCGAGCACTGGATAACATTTTTGTCGAGAGGCTGTGGCGCTCCGTCAAACATGAATGGCTGTACACGCATGAATTTCAGACTGTTCCAGAGCTTTATACTGGGCTGGATGAATACTTTGAGTTTTACAACACTGAACGATTACACCAGTCGTTGAGTTATAAAACGCCTAAGGCAATTCACTTTGCATGA